One genomic window of Hippopotamus amphibius kiboko isolate mHipAmp2 chromosome 10, mHipAmp2.hap2, whole genome shotgun sequence includes the following:
- the USF3 gene encoding basic helix-loop-helix domain-containing protein USF3 isoform X2, whose product MLPCAETAEEIKKLRKQLEEIQKENGRYIELLKANDICLYDDPTIHWKGNLKNSKVSVVIPSDQVQKNIIVYSNGSQPGGNSQGTAVQGITFNVGHNLQKQTANVVPVQRTCNLVTPVSISGVYPSENKPWHQTTVSALPANQPVPLCLPATISAQNILELSTSESESRVRGATSGSLIAVPAGPEPPQHCSLHTCLNDQNSSENKNGQESPKLLKKTVPCATSISSSCSATATKGHHGSKSCLSVQDCRSDFQTTFVVSVTTTVCSQPPRSAGDSCPASISKGADLTSVTAVVAPSAPGGGKTTTPVSTLSANPVDSGWTLSCSLPSSAVSASDLKNINSLTRISSAGNTQTTWTTLQLAGNTIQPLSQTPSSAVTPVLNESCTSPTTTNHSRRVATGINLNNSFPADGQPVEQVVVTLPSCPSLPMQPLITQPHVKSQPPKSILPLNSAMQVIQMAQPVGSAVNAAPANQNVIILQPPSTTPCPTVMRAEVPNQTVGQQIVIIQAASQNRLPLLPAPPPGSVRLPANGTSAIIGSNNSVQNVPTPQTFGGKHLVHILPRPSSLSASNSTQTFSVTMSNQQQPQTISLNGQLFALQPVMSSSGSTSQTPMQIIQPTTSEDPNTNVALNTFGALASLNQSISQMAGQSCVQLSVSQPANPQTAANSQTTPANCVSLTTTVAPPMAAENSATRPSTHNLLTTPSVNTVACLPNVKSKRLNKKPSVKKHLATNKATCTLNPVRDVGKLDCPSTEGTTESSCHDGLLDSLPGVLPSVTMSQANSVSVPGSHSLDVLNSESVTPESVPKSKSAEESSSSSQASVTSEPFTVAPAKSKDSLPILQREISQDKPATSLALPDAAEPCTSANVLISSANDPHMLVSQVSGLSSTTSTASTDCVSEVEVIAEPCRVEQDSADTVQTAGLLKGQGLTALLSGLAKEKDPQKSSLSVQVDHPDFASENSKIVDSSVDLHPKQELLLMSSDDRDPGQHHSCIPDQEVINGSLLSSRQADSPMSTSSGSSRSFSVASMLPETTREDVTSNATTSTCDSCTFVEQTDIVALAARAIFDQENLEKGRAGTQADIREVPSKPSEASSLEGDQPFKTQIPKENGPVQAEATPNEFNSQDSIEATVDRPLEKPSCSIGMKASNASLQVSTSQPPSITSLSVNNLIHQSSTSHPLVSCTGLSQTSEQTAVPATVNLTVSSSSYGSQPPGASLMTDYSQEQLSTMAGTIPNPQVQEPLLKPSHESRKDSAKRAVQDDLLLSSAKRQKHCQPAPLRLEGLSLMSRTPDGISDQTQMMVGQVPPNSSNSVVPVSNPAHGDGLTRLFPPSNNFVAPALRQTEVQCSSQPPVAEQQQTQASQHLQALQQHVPAQGVPHLHSNHLYLKQQQQQAGQLRERHHLYQLQHHIPHAETSVHSQPHNVHQQRSLQQEVQMQKKRNLVQGTPASQLSLQPKHHGTDQSRPKSGQPHPHHPQMQQQMQQHFGSSQPEKSCENPSTSRSHHNHPQNHLSQDIMHQQEVGSRQQGSGVSSEHVSGHNPMQRLLTSRGIEQQMVSQPSIVTRPSDMTCTPHRPERNRVSSYSAEALIGKTSSNSEQRMGISIQGSRVSDQLEMRSYLDVPRNKSLAIHNMQGRVDHTVASDIRLSDCQTFKPSGAGQQPQSNFEVQSSRNNEIGNPVSSLRSMQSQAFRISQNPGPPPIDRQKRLPYPPVQGIPTGNAIPPRDSENTCHQSFMQSLLAPHLGDQVIGSQRSLSEHQRNTQCGPSSAIEYNCPPAHESVHIRRESEGQNRESCDMSLGAINTRNSTLNIPFSSSSSSGDIQGRNTSPNVSVQKSNPMRITDSHGTKGHMNPPVTTNIHGVARPALPHPPVSHGNADQGPPVRQTNSSVPQRSRHPLQDSSGSKIRQPERNRSGNQRHSNVFDPSLPHLPLSTTGSMILGRQQPTTEKRGSIVRFMPDSPQVPNDNSAPDQHTLSQNFGFPFIPEGGMNPPINANTSFIPQVTQPSATRTPALIPVDPQNTLPSFYPPYSPAHPTLSNDISIPYFSNQMFSNPSTEKVNGGSLNNRFGSILSPPRPVGFAQPSFPLLPDMPPMHMTNSHLSNFNMTSLFPEIATALPDGSAMSPLLTIANSSASDSSKQSSNRPAHNISHILGHDCSSAV is encoded by the coding sequence ctgaagaaattaaaaagctCCGTAAACAACTGGaagaaattcaaaaagaaaatggccGATATATTGAATTACTAAAAGCAAATGACATATGTTTATATGACGACCCCACAATCCACTggaaaggaaatcttaaaaacTCAAAGGTCTCTGTTGTTATTCCCAGTGACCAGGTTCAAAAAAATATCATTGTTTATTCCAATGGAAGTCAGCCTGGTGGAAACAGCCAGGGCACAGCTGTTCAGGGGATTACCTTTAATGTGGGTCATAATTTACAAAAGCAAACTGCCAACGTGGTGCCAGTACAGAGGACTTGCAATCTTGTGACTCCCGTGTCTATTTCTGGAGTTTACCCTTCTGAAAACAAGCCATGGCATCAGACCACGGTTTCTGCATTGCCTGCCAACCAGCCTGTTCCTCTTTGTCTTCCTGCTACCATTTCTGCTCAAAATATTCTCGAGCTTTCCACCTCCGAAAGCGAGTCGCGTGTGCGTGGTGCCACCAGTGGCTCACTGATCGCCGTTCCTGCTGGGCCGGAACCACCCCAGCATTGCTCATTGCACACGTGTCTAAATGACCAAAATTCTTCTGAAAATAAGAATGGGCAAGAAAGCCCCAAATTACTGAAGAAAACGGTCCCTTGTGCCACGAGCATCTCCTCCAGCTGCTCAGCAACTGCCACTAAAGGACACCATGGAAGCAAGTCCTGCCTGAGTGTACAGGATTGCAGAAGTGATTTTCAAACCACCTTTGTTGTTTCCGTTACCACCACAGTCTGCTCCCAGCCTCCCAGATCTGCAGGTGATTCTTGTCCAGCGAGCATTAGCAAGGGTGCAGACCTGACAAGTGTTACCGCAGTGGTAGCCCCATCTGCCCCTGGAGGAGGGAAGACCACCACTCCTGTAAGCACCCTTTCTGCAAACCCTGTGGACAGTGGTTGGACTCTTTCTTGTTCTTTGCCTTCTTCAGCTGTTAGTGCTTCAGATTTGAAAAACATTAATAGCCTTACCCGAATTTCCTCAGCTGGAAACACGCAGACAACGTGGACTACTTTGCAACTGGCAGGAAACACTATTCAGCCCTTAAGCCAGACACCATCTTCTGCTGTGACTCCGGTATTAAATGAGTCTTGTACTAGCCCCACCACAACCAACCACAGTAGACGTGTGGCCACAGGCATCAACTTGAATAATTCCTTTCCAGCAGATGGGCAGCCAGTTGAGCAAGTAGTGGTAACCTTGCCTTCTTGTCCATCTTTACCTATGCAGCCACTGATCACCCAGCCACACGTTAAATCTCAGCCTCCAAAAAGTATCCTTCCATTGAATTCAGCAATGCAAGTGATTCAGATGGCTCAGCCCGTTGGGTCGGCTGTTAATGCAGCTCCTGCTAATCAAAACGTTATCATTCTCCAGCCACCCAGCACCACGCCATGCCCAACGGTGATGAGGGCAGAGGTTCCCAACCAGACAGTAGGTCAACAGATAGTAATCATACAGGCAGCGAGTCAGAACCGCTTGCCACTCCTGCCCGCTCCACCTCCCGGTTCTGTGCGACTCCCTGCCAATGGAACCAGTGCCATCATCGGGTCTAACAACTCAGTGCAAAATGTTCCCACCCCACAGACTTTTGGAGGAAAGCACCTTGTCCACATACTACCAAGACCTTCATCTTTATCAGCATCTAATTCAACACAAACTTTTTCTGTTACCATGTCAAACCAACAGCAGCCTCAAACCATTTCTTTAAATGGACAGCTCTTTGCTTTGCAGCCTGTGATGTCTTCATCAGGAAGTACGAGTCAAACCCCTATGCAAATTATTCAACCCACCACCAGCGAAGATCCAAATACCAATGTTGCCCTGAATACATTTGGCGCTTTGGCCAGCCTCAATCAAAGCATATCGCAGATGGCTGGGCAAAGCTGTGTGCAGTTGTCTGTTAGCCAGCCTGCCAATCCTCAAACTGCTGCAAATAGTCAGACTACCCCAGCTAACTGTGTTTCATTAACGACAACTGTAGCACCTCCCATGGCAGCAGAGAATTCAGCCACACGGCCCAGTACTCATAATCTATTGACTACTCCCTCCGTGAACACTGTAGCTTGTTTGCCTAACGTGAAGTCCAAAAGGTTGAATAAGAAGCCAAGTGTCAAGAAACACTTAGCCACTAATAAGGCAACCTGCACCCTGAATCCAGTCAGAGATGTGGGTAAGTTAGACTGCCCCAGCACCGAAGGCACCACAGAGTCATCATGTCACGATGGACTTCTGGACAGCCTCCCTGGTGTGTTACCATCTGTCACTATGTCCCAGGCAAATAGTGTAAGTGTCCCTGGTTCACATTCTTTGGATGTTCTGAATTCTGAATCAGTGACGCCTGAGTCGGTACCCAAATCTAAGTCAGCAGAAGAGTCTAGCTCATCCTCCCAAGCATCTGTAACAAGTGAACCTTTTACAGTGGCCCCAGCAAAATCCAAAGATTCTCTCCCCATTTTGCAACGAGAGATATCTCAGGATAAGCCAGCAACTAGTTTGGCATTGCCAGATGCTGCCGAACCCTGCACTTCAGCCAACGTGTTGATTTCGTCTGCGAATGATCCCCACATGTTGGTTTCTCAGGTTTCTGGTTTGTCATCTACCACGAGCACTGCAAGTACTGACTGTGTTTCGGAGGTAGAAGTTATTGCTGAACCTTGCAGGGTTGAGCAAGATTCAGCAGACACAGTGCAAACTGCAGGTCTCTTAAAGGGGCAAGGTTTAACTGCATTGCTCTCTGGTCTTGCTAAAGAAAAAGACCCTCAGAAATCATCTCTTTCAGTCCAGGTGGACCATCCTGACTTTGCttcagaaaattctaaaatagtTGATTCAAGTGTTGATTTACATCCCAAACAGGAGCTACTACTGATGAGCAGTGACGATAGAGACCCAGGACAGCATCATTCCTGCATCCCTGATCAGGAGGTTATTAATGGTTCTTTGCTCAGCAGTAGGCAGGCTGACTCTCCCATGTCGACCAGCTCCGGCAGTAGTCGTAGTTTCTCAGTTGCATCCATGCTTCCTGAAACAACTAGAGAGGATGTCACCAGCAATGCAACGACTAGTACGTGTGACAGCTGTACCTTTGTAGAGCAAACTGATATAGTTGCCCTTGCAGCAAGGGCTATTTTTGACCAGGAGAACCTTGAGAAGGGAAGAGCTGGCACCCAGGCTGATATAAGGGAAGTTCCTTCGAAGCCTTCTGAAGCATCCTCTTTAGAGGGAGACCAGCCTTTCAAAACACAGATACCTAAAGAGAATGGCCCAGTACAGGCAGAAGCAACACCAAATGAATTTAATTCTCAGGATTCAATTGAAGCAACTGTGGATAGGCCCCTCGAGAAACCAAGTTGTTCTATAGGAATGAAAGCATCAAATGCCTCTTTACAGGTTTCAACTTCTCAGCCACCAAGCATCACCAGTTTAAGTGTGAATAATCTTATCCATCAGAGCAGCACCAGCCATCCTCTGGTCAGCTGCACTGGTTTATCCCAAACTTCAGAGCAAACAGCTGTTCCTGCAACGGTTAATCTGACGGTGTCATCTAGCTCCTATGGCAGTCAGCCTCCTGGAGCATCCCTGATGACCGACTACTCCCAAGAACAGCTAAGTACTATGGCTGGGACCATACCAAATCCACAGGTTCAAGAGCCACTCTTAAAGCCAAGTCACGAAAGCCGTAAAGACTCCGCTAAGCGTGCTGTCCAAGATGACCTTTTACTGTCTTCAGCTAAACGTCAAAAGCATTGTCAGCCAGCGCCCCTCCGGCTTGAAGGTCTGTCCCTGATGAGCCGAACTCCAGACGGCATTTCCGATCAAACTCAGATGATGGTGGGTCAGGTCCCTCCCAACTCTTCAAACTCAGTTGTGCCTGTTAGCAACCCAGCACATGGAGACGGCCTTACACGATTATTTCCACCTAGTAACAACTTTGTGGCCCCTGCGCTGAGGCAAACGGAGGTTCAGTGCAGTTCACAGCCTCCCGTTGCGGAGCAGCAGCAAACCCAGGCCAGCCAACATCTGCAGGCCCTGCAGCAGCATGTTCCAGCTCAAGGGGTGCCTCACCTGCATAGTAACCACCTCTActtgaagcagcagcagcagcaagcagGGCAGTTACGAGAGAGGCATCACTTATATCAACTGCAGCATCACATCCCTCACGCGGAGACCTCTGTCCACTCTCAGCCCCACAACGTCCACCAACAGAGAAGCCTGCAACAGGAAGtccagatgcagaaaaagaggaATCTCGTTCAGGGCACACCGGCCTCTCAGCTTTCTTTGCAACCCAAGCACCACGGAACTGACCAGTCCCGACCCAAGAGCGGTCAGCCACACCCCCACCACCCGCAGATGCAGCAACAGATGCAGCAACACTTTGGAAGCTCCCAGCCGGAGAAGAGTTGTGAAAACCCTTCCACAAGCCGGAGCCACCATAACCATCCCCAGAACCATCTCAGTCAAGATATTATGCACCAGCAGGAGGTGGGAAGCCGGCAGCAAGGTTCGGGGGTTTCTTCTGAACACGTATCTGGGCATAATCCAATGCAGAGGCTTTTGACATCGAGAGGCATAGAGCAGCAGATGGTGTCCCAGCCGAGTATTGTGACGAGACCTTCGGACATGACCTGTACTCCACACAGGCCGGAGAGAAATAGAGTTTCAAGTTACTCTGCAGAGGCACTCATTGGAAAGACATCTTCTAATTCGGAGCAGAGAATGGGTATATCGATTCAGGGTTCCAGAGTTTCAGATCAGCTTGAAATGAGAAGCTACCTTGATGTTCCCAGAAATAAGAGTTTGGCCATTCATAATATGCAGGGTCGTGTTGACCATACCGTTGCCTCAGATATCCGCCTTTCTGACTGTCAGACATTTAAGCCAAGCGGAGCTGGTCAGCAGCCCCAGAGTAATTTTGAAGTACAATCttcaagaaataatgaaataggtAACCCTGTATCATCCTTGAGGAGTATGCAGTCCCAGGCTTTTCGAATCAGTCAAAACCCTGGTCCACCACCAATCGACCGCCAGAAGAGATTACCTTATCCACCAGTTCAGGGCATCCCAACAGGAAATGCTATCCCACCAAGGGACAGTGAAAACACATGTCACCAAAGTTTTATGCAGAGTTTACTTGCCCCTCACCTGGGTGATCAGGTCATTGGGAGCCAGAGATCACTCTCAGAACATCAGAGGAATACACAGTGTGGTCCCTCCTCTGCAATCGAATATAATTGTCCCCCAGCTCATGAAAGTGTCCACATTAGGAGGGAGAGCGAGGGTCAGAATAGGGAGAGTTGTGACATGTCCCTGGGCGCAATTAACACCAGGAACAGCACCTTGAATATTCCTTTTTCGAGTTCATCTTCCTCAGGAGATATTCAAGGTCGAAACACAAGTCCCAATGTTTCTGTACAGAAGTCCAATCCCATGAGGATTACTGACAGTCATGGGACCAAGGGCCACATGAACCCTCCAGTCACAACCAACATACACGGGGTTGCAAGGCCAGCTTTGCCGCATCCACCTGTGTCTCACGGAAATGCTGACCAAGGGCCTCCTGTACGTCAAACTAATTCTTCAGTTCCCCAGCGATCAAGGCATCCCTTGCAAGACAGCAGCGGTTCCAAAATTCGTCAACCTGAAAGAAATCGCTCTGGAAACCAAAGACATAGCAATGTCTTTGATCCAAGTCTTCCCCACCTTCCTCTGTCTACTACTGGCAGTATGATTCTCGGACGCCAACAGCCCACTacagaaaagagaggaagtaTTGTGCGTTTCATGCCGGATAGCCCACAAGTACCTAATGATAATTCAGCGCCTGACCAGCATACATTATCACAaaattttggttttccttttattcccGAGGGTGGCATGAATCCACCAATAAATGCTAATACTTCTTTCATTCCACAGGTTACTCAGCCTAGTGCCACTCGAACTCCAGCCCTCATCCCTGTAGATCCCCAAAATACTCTCCCCTCCTTCTATCCCCCATACTCTCCTGCTCATCCTACACTGTCCAATGATATTTCAATCCCATATTTTTCTAATCAAATGTTCTCAAATCCTAGCACAGAGAAGGTGAACGGTGGAAGTTTGAATAACCGATTTGGATCAATTTTATCTCCTCCCAGACCTGTTGGTTTTGCTCAGCCAAGTTTTCCTCTTCTCCCTGATATGCCCCCAATGCACATGACCAACTCTCACTTATCCAATTTTAATATGACATCTTTGTTTCCAGAAATAGCTACCGCTCTTCCTGACGGCTCAGCAATGTCACCTTTGCTTACAATAGCCAACTCCTCTGCCTCAGACTCTTCCAAGCAGTCCTCAAACAGACCTGCCCACAACATAAGCCATATTTTAGGTCATGATTGCAGTTCAGCTGTTTAA